A stretch of the Tannerella serpentiformis genome encodes the following:
- the sufB gene encoding Fe-S cluster assembly protein SufB, which yields MEKTKKNTDPLLDEITGSEYKYGFTTDIDTELLHRGLDEDVIRLISRKKEEPEWLLDFRLRAFRHWQTLEMPQWAHLNIPPIDYQDIIYYAAPKKKAGPKSLDEVDPELLKTFDKLGIPLHEQKILSGMAVDAVMDSVSVKTTFKEVLAEKGIIFSSFSEAVKHHPDLVRKYLGTVVGYRDNFFAALNSAVFSDGSFVYIPKGVRCPMELSTYFRINAANTGQFERTLIVADDDAYVSYLEGCTAPMRDENQLHAAIVEIIAMDRAEVKYSTVQNWYPGDKDGNGGIYNFVTKRGMCKGESSKISWTQVETGSAITWKYPSCILAGDNSVGEFYSVAVTNNYQQADTGTKMIHLGRNTRSTIVSKGISAGHSQNSYRGLVKVTPRAEGARNHSQCDSLLLSSTCGAHTFPYVDIQNETAVVEHEATTSKVNEEQLFYCNQRGIDTEKAVSLIVGGYAREVMNKLPMEFAVEATKLLQISLEGSVG from the coding sequence ATGGAGAAAACAAAGAAGAATACCGACCCGCTACTGGACGAGATCACCGGCAGCGAATACAAGTACGGCTTCACTACGGACATCGACACGGAGCTGCTGCACCGCGGACTCGATGAGGACGTGATCCGTCTGATCTCACGCAAGAAGGAGGAGCCCGAGTGGCTCTTAGACTTCCGCCTCCGCGCCTTCCGCCACTGGCAGACGCTGGAGATGCCCCAATGGGCGCACCTCAACATCCCGCCCATCGATTATCAAGACATCATCTACTACGCCGCCCCGAAAAAGAAGGCCGGGCCCAAGAGCCTCGACGAGGTGGACCCGGAGCTACTCAAGACGTTCGACAAGCTGGGCATCCCGCTCCACGAGCAGAAGATCCTCAGCGGCATGGCCGTCGATGCGGTCATGGACAGCGTCTCGGTGAAGACCACCTTCAAGGAGGTGCTGGCCGAAAAGGGCATCATCTTCTCCTCCTTCAGCGAGGCGGTGAAGCACCACCCGGACCTTGTCCGCAAATACCTCGGCACGGTGGTCGGTTATCGCGACAACTTCTTCGCCGCACTCAACTCGGCCGTCTTCTCCGACGGATCGTTCGTCTACATCCCCAAAGGCGTGCGTTGCCCGATGGAGCTGAGCACCTACTTCCGCATCAACGCCGCCAACACGGGTCAGTTTGAGCGCACCCTCATCGTGGCCGACGACGACGCCTACGTGAGCTACCTCGAAGGTTGCACCGCGCCCATGCGCGACGAGAATCAGCTGCACGCCGCCATCGTGGAGATCATCGCCATGGATCGCGCGGAGGTGAAATACTCCACCGTGCAGAACTGGTATCCGGGCGACAAGGACGGCAACGGCGGTATCTACAACTTCGTCACCAAGCGCGGCATGTGTAAGGGTGAGAGTAGCAAGATCTCCTGGACGCAGGTGGAGACCGGATCGGCCATCACGTGGAAATACCCCTCGTGCATCCTGGCCGGCGACAATTCCGTGGGCGAATTCTACTCCGTGGCCGTGACCAACAACTATCAGCAGGCCGACACGGGCACGAAGATGATCCACCTGGGCCGCAACACCCGCAGCACGATCGTCTCGAAGGGCATCTCCGCCGGACATAGCCAGAACAGCTACCGCGGCCTCGTGAAGGTCACCCCGCGCGCTGAGGGCGCCCGCAACCACAGCCAGTGCGACAGCCTGCTGCTCAGCTCCACCTGTGGCGCACACACGTTCCCCTACGTCGACATACAGAACGAGACGGCCGTCGTGGAGCACGAGGCCACAACGAGCAAGGTGAACGAAGAGCAACTGTTCTACTGCAACCAGCGCGGCATCGACACGGAGAAGGCCGTCAGCCTGATCGTCGGCGGGTACGCCCGCGAGGTGATGAACAAGCTGCCGATGGAGTTCGCCGTCGAGGCCACGAAGCTGTTGCAGATCTCTCTGGAGGGAAGCGTGGGATGA
- the sufC gene encoding Fe-S cluster assembly ATPase SufC codes for MLLEINNLHAGIDGKEILRGIDLRVNAGEIHAIMGPNGSGKSTLSSVLVGNPAFEVTQGSVTFQGKDLLELAPEERSCEGIFLSFQYPVEIPGVSMVNFMRAAVNARREYRGEEPVSATDFLKLMREKREIVELDNRLMNRSVNEGFSGGEKKRNEIFQMAMLEPTLAILDETDSGLDIDALRIVAKGVNLLRRPDNATIVITHYQRLLDYIKPDVVHVLYHGRIVKTGGPELALELEKKGYDWIKEQND; via the coding sequence ATGTTATTAGAGATAAACAACCTACATGCCGGCATCGACGGCAAAGAGATATTGCGAGGCATCGACCTCCGCGTGAACGCCGGCGAGATACACGCCATCATGGGCCCCAATGGCTCGGGCAAGAGCACACTCAGCAGTGTGCTGGTCGGCAATCCAGCCTTTGAGGTGACTCAAGGCTCAGTGACCTTCCAAGGCAAAGACCTCCTGGAGCTGGCCCCCGAAGAGCGCAGCTGCGAAGGCATCTTCCTCAGCTTCCAGTACCCCGTAGAGATCCCCGGCGTGAGCATGGTGAACTTCATGCGTGCGGCCGTCAATGCCCGCCGCGAGTACCGTGGCGAGGAGCCCGTTTCAGCCACCGACTTCCTCAAGTTGATGCGTGAGAAGCGCGAAATCGTGGAGCTGGACAACCGCCTGATGAACCGCAGCGTGAACGAGGGCTTCTCCGGCGGCGAGAAGAAGCGCAACGAGATCTTCCAAATGGCCATGCTCGAACCCACGCTCGCCATCCTCGACGAGACGGACAGCGGCCTCGACATCGACGCCCTCCGCATCGTGGCCAAAGGTGTCAACCTGCTCCGCCGACCGGATAACGCCACCATCGTCATCACGCACTATCAGCGCCTCCTGGACTACATCAAGCCCGACGTGGTGCATGTACTCTACCACGGACGCATCGTCAAGACAGGCGGCCCAGAGCTGGCGCTCGAGCTGGAGAAGAAGGGATATGATTGGATCAAGGAACAGAACGATTGA